A window from Flavobacterium sp. 83 encodes these proteins:
- a CDS encoding PAS domain-containing protein: MKNKTNQITLTYILISIFMAIICHKLLQKYAYSTNYQYYNFIKEIVFISFTGIIYKYILSKNDNRNIAIFEKLKNTNDEIKESNEKYDIVAKATSDTIWDWKIQEDNLSWNKGIESVFGYKEHQVGDNSTWWFDKIHPEDSIKMSIKLYSFIEQKTEKWQDQYRFKCADNSYKYVLDRGFLLKDEEGKAIRMIGAIQDITKQKEEEQRLKLLETVFTQSKDSIIITESNSKENAIPKIIYVNPAFSIMSGYKSDEIIGKTPSIFKGPNSDKQEYKKLYAALKNKEECLIETISYKKNKEEYWVRFSMIPIYNSENQLSHWISIQRDVSTEKKQEKEKEQLIRELTQNNKDLKQFSYITSHNLRAPLSNLTGLLNLIEDIPIENQELKEILSGFNKSTHLLNDTINDLVKVIIIKDNPSIQKEDVLLKEIFENVFNQLNFQIELYKPIIKLNFEKVSVLNTNKAYIESIMLNLLTNAIKYKSENRKLKITINANEVDDTVYLTFEDNGIGIDLERNRDKVFGLYQRFHNYPDSKGLGLYLVKSQVETMGGTISIESEVNKGTIFTLTFKNKQ, from the coding sequence ATGAAAAACAAAACCAATCAAATAACCTTAACTTATATACTTATTTCCATATTTATGGCAATAATTTGCCATAAATTATTACAAAAATACGCTTACTCTACTAACTATCAGTATTATAATTTCATAAAAGAAATAGTATTCATTTCTTTTACTGGTATAATTTATAAATATATTTTATCAAAAAATGACAATAGAAATATTGCTATTTTTGAAAAATTAAAGAATACAAATGACGAAATTAAAGAATCGAATGAAAAATATGACATTGTAGCAAAAGCTACAAGTGACACTATTTGGGATTGGAAAATACAAGAAGATAATTTATCTTGGAATAAAGGCATTGAAAGTGTTTTTGGCTACAAAGAACATCAAGTAGGAGACAACTCAACATGGTGGTTTGATAAAATTCATCCCGAAGACAGTATTAAAATGTCTATCAAACTATACTCCTTTATTGAGCAAAAAACTGAAAAATGGCAAGATCAATACCGATTTAAATGTGCTGACAACTCATATAAATATGTACTTGACAGAGGTTTTCTTCTTAAAGACGAAGAAGGAAAAGCCATAAGAATGATTGGAGCGATACAAGACATTACAAAACAAAAAGAAGAAGAACAAAGACTTAAATTATTAGAAACTGTATTTACCCAATCCAAAGATTCGATAATTATTACCGAATCTAATTCTAAAGAGAATGCAATCCCTAAAATAATTTATGTTAACCCAGCTTTCTCTATAATGTCTGGATACAAATCTGATGAGATTATTGGAAAAACTCCAAGTATCTTTAAAGGCCCAAATTCAGACAAACAAGAATATAAAAAGCTCTATGCCGCTTTAAAAAATAAAGAGGAATGCTTAATTGAAACTATAAGTTATAAAAAAAACAAAGAAGAATATTGGGTTCGCTTTTCAATGATTCCTATTTACAATTCCGAAAACCAACTATCACATTGGATTTCGATACAAAGAGATGTCTCAACAGAAAAAAAACAAGAAAAAGAAAAAGAGCAACTTATTCGAGAATTAACACAAAACAACAAAGATTTAAAACAATTTTCATATATCACTTCTCATAATCTTAGAGCTCCTTTATCTAACTTAACCGGGCTACTAAACTTAATTGAAGATATACCCATTGAAAACCAAGAACTAAAAGAGATTCTAAGCGGTTTTAATAAATCAACACATTTATTAAACGACACTATTAACGACTTAGTAAAAGTAATCATCATCAAAGACAACCCTTCTATTCAAAAAGAAGACGTATTGCTAAAAGAAATTTTCGAAAATGTCTTTAACCAATTAAATTTTCAAATTGAATTGTACAAACCTATAATTAAACTTAACTTCGAAAAAGTTTCTGTATTAAATACAAACAAAGCATATATAGAAAGCATCATGTTAAATCTACTAACAAACGCTATAAAATATAAATCCGAAAATAGAAAATTAAAAATCACAATTAATGCTAACGAAGTTGACGACACCGTCTACCTCACATTCGAAGACAATGGAATAGGAATTGATTTAGAAAGAAATCGAGATAAAGTTTTTGGCCTATACCAACGATTCCATAATTATCCTGACAGCAAAGGACTAGGACTATATCTGGTTAAATCTCAGGTTGAAACTATGGGAGGAACTATTAGTATTGAAAGCGAAGTAAACAAAGGAACTATATTCACATTAACATTCAAAAACAAACAATAA
- a CDS encoding response regulator, with translation MLDLILCVDDDPITLMLCKKVIIKATFSNEIITAQNGEEALLFFNKIKYTKTESRLKKHPELIFLDLNMPVMGGWEFLDIFNTVDYSEFNAIKVVVLSSTIDPKDLEKAKTYPMVIDFLSKPITTSMLEYLKNKV, from the coding sequence ATGTTGGACCTAATTCTATGCGTTGATGACGACCCTATAACACTTATGTTGTGCAAAAAAGTAATTATAAAAGCAACCTTTTCTAATGAAATAATCACCGCTCAAAATGGAGAAGAAGCCCTTCTCTTCTTTAATAAAATAAAATACACCAAGACCGAAAGCAGATTAAAAAAACATCCTGAATTAATATTTTTAGATCTAAATATGCCCGTTATGGGAGGATGGGAATTTTTAGACATTTTCAATACCGTCGATTACTCAGAGTTCAACGCTATAAAAGTTGTCGTTCTTTCTTCCACAATAGACCCTAAAGACTTAGAAAAAGCAAAAACATATCCTATGGTTATTGATTTTTTATCAAAACCGATAACCACATCAATGCTTGAGTACTTAAAAAACAAAGTGTAA
- a CDS encoding IS3 family transposase (programmed frameshift) produces MERKVKYGYTFKLECVQEVLNEHQSCCSVSKQKGFSKSQLQKWVRLYNNYGGKGLLPSKNRIYSIDFKMKVLKSLSEEHLSLSKACLLFNIPSESTIVKWKKDFANFGIEGLKPKLKGRPISMSDYKRKKRKSDKPLTREEELLKENERLRCENGIAKKVTSLNSSQEKSQAIMELRHKFDLELLLDLTKMARSSFYYHQKQNKLPDKYKEIKELIKAIYQSHKGRYGYRRITDELQNRAMIINHKTVFRLMKLLGLKSLIRLKKYKSYKGEQGKIAPNVLKRNFKAVAPNQKWATDITEFNVSGQKLYLSPIIDLFNQEIISYELTERPVFNQVVIMLKKAFKKIPNNTNLTLHSDQGWQYQMKQYQYLLKEKGIVQSMSRKGNCLDNAIIENFFGILKSELFYLKKYTSLDQLKKEINEYIKYYNKDRIKSNLNKMSPIQYRAHYYQN; encoded by the exons ATGGAAAGAAAAGTTAAGTATGGTTACACATTTAAACTTGAATGTGTACAGGAGGTTTTAAACGAACATCAGTCTTGTTGTTCCGTTTCAAAGCAAAAGGGATTTTCGAAATCGCAACTACAAAAATGGGTTAGATTGTACAATAACTATGGAGGCAAAGGATTATTGCCATCTAAAAACAGGATCTATTCCATTGATTTTAAAATGAAAGTTTTAAAATCGTTATCAGAAGAACATCTATCTTTAAGTAAAGCATGTTTGTTGTTTAATATTCCATCAGAATCTACTATTGTAAAATGGAAGAAAGATTTTGCTAATTTTGGTATTGAAGGATTAAAACCAAAACTTAAAGGCAGACCAATATCTATGAGTGATTATAAGCGTAAAAAACGTAAATCAGACAAACCTTTAACAAGAGAGGAAGAACTCTTAAAAGAGAACGAAAGACTTCGTTGTGAGAATG GAATTGCTAAAAAAGTTACAAGCCTTAATTCAAGCCAGGAGAAATCCCAAGCCATAATGGAGTTAAGGCATAAATTTGATTTAGAATTACTTCTAGATTTAACAAAAATGGCACGTAGTAGTTTTTATTATCATCAAAAGCAGAATAAATTACCTGATAAATACAAAGAAATCAAAGAGTTAATTAAAGCCATTTATCAAAGCCATAAAGGGCGCTATGGTTACAGAAGAATAACCGATGAACTCCAAAATAGAGCAATGATTATCAATCATAAAACAGTTTTTAGATTAATGAAATTACTGGGATTAAAAAGTCTTATTAGATTAAAGAAATATAAATCATATAAAGGCGAACAAGGTAAAATTGCACCAAATGTTCTAAAAAGAAATTTCAAAGCAGTTGCACCAAATCAAAAATGGGCAACCGATATAACCGAGTTTAATGTCTCGGGTCAAAAATTGTATCTATCGCCTATTATTGATTTATTTAATCAAGAAATAATCAGTTACGAACTAACAGAACGCCCAGTGTTTAATCAAGTAGTTATAATGCTCAAAAAAGCATTTAAAAAAATACCTAATAACACTAATCTAACACTGCATTCAGATCAAGGCTGGCAATATCAAATGAAACAATATCAGTATTTGCTGAAAGAAAAAGGAATTGTACAAAGTATGTCAAGAAAAGGAAATTGTTTAGACAATGCTATAATTGAAAACTTCTTTGGAATATTAAAATCTGAACTGTTTTATCTTAAAAAATACACATCATTAGACCAATTAAAAAAGGAAATAAATGAATATATAAAATATTACAATAAAGATAGAATCAAGTCGAATTTAAACAAAATGAGCCCGATACAATATCGAGCTCATTATTATCAAAATTAA
- the rpsT gene encoding 30S ribosomal protein S20 gives MANHKSALKRIRSNEKRRVLNRYQHKTTRNAIKALRIATDKTDATSKLSSVISMIDKLAKKNIIHDNKASNLKSKLTKHVAKL, from the coding sequence ATGGCAAATCATAAATCAGCTCTAAAAAGAATTAGAAGTAACGAAAAGAGAAGAGTATTAAATAGATACCAACATAAAACTACTCGTAATGCAATTAAAGCATTAAGAATAGCTACTGATAAAACAGATGCTACTTCTAAATTATCAAGTGTAATTTCTATGATTGATAAATTAGCTAAGAAAAATATCATCCATGATAATAAAGCTTCTAATTTAAAGTCTAAATTAACGAAACATGTGGCTAAATTGTAA